The genomic DNA CACCACCCAACGCCAACGACACCCCCATCGAGAACATCGCAGTCGTGCCTATCGCCCCCTGCGCACCCAATGCCACCCACCCCATAGGGTTCCAAACTGCCAGCGCGATAAGCGCGGCTCCCAGGACGGTCTGGAACAACCCGCCGCGCTTGCCACCGGCAGGCATTGGCGCGATGCGGATATCGGCGTCCCCGACCGGATGCGAAAGCTGGTCCTCCGTCAGGTTCCGCTTTCCGACGAAGCAGGCGTAGGCCACGCCCTGCCCTGCGCTTGCCGCCATCTCAGCCTCAAGGCCAGGCAACAACACGCAGAGCGCGCGGACGGCCTCCGCGGTGCTGTTGACCGCCAGCCTATGCACCCGGCCGAATCGCGCGCCCAGGCCCCCGTACAGGCG from Achromobacter xylosoxidans includes the following:
- a CDS encoding tail assembly protein; protein product: MNEILRTVRLYGGLGARFGRVHRLAVNSTAEAVRALCVLLPGLEAEMAASAGQGVAYACFVGKRNLTEDQLSHPVGDADIRIAPMPAGGKRGGLFQTVLGAALIALAVWNPMGWVALGAQGAIGTTAMFSMGVSLALGGVVQMLSPQQRALSAADRPENGASYNFNGPVNTSAQGNPVPVLYGRMIIGSATVSAGIFSEDQA